One window from the genome of Canis aureus isolate CA01 chromosome 18, VMU_Caureus_v.1.0, whole genome shotgun sequence encodes:
- the LOC144288221 gene encoding uncharacterized protein LOC144288221, which produces MEPCLPGSAAPSLLARRSPAEPDFDTRVTESAENRRPPPSVGRESGLLRAGRVSRRTVGTGAAWKAPPVCALQAQVTEQAFLLDAVSELQPQTVLAGMAVCARMPPRTARETPRAPAPALTHPAS; this is translated from the exons ATGGAACCGTGTCTTCCTGGCTCCGCAGCGCCTTCCCTGTTGGCCCGACGTTCGCCCGCAGAGCCCGACTTTGATACCCGCGTCACCGAGTCAGCAGAGAACCGCAGGCCTCCGCCTTCCGTCGGGAGAGAGTCGGGCCTTCTCCGTGCTGGGCGGGTCTCAAGACGGACCGTGGGCACAGGCGCCGCCTGGAAGGCTCCTCCGGTGTGCGCGCTCCAAGCGCAAGTCACCGAACAG GCGTTCCTATTGGACGCAGTGTCCGAACTGCAGCCGCAGACCGTGCTGGCCGGGATGGCCGTCTGTGCCAGGATGCCACCACGGACCGCCCGGGAGACGCCGAGGGCGCCGGCTCCTGCGCTCACCCACCCCGCCAGCTAA